From Actinoplanes oblitus, a single genomic window includes:
- a CDS encoding PKD domain-containing protein: protein MKNHLLRWSITAGVTLAVIAPLAGSAAATVVTPPTARDGRLTQVGPIAEHGFPSWYRDSTGARLEACTTLDDPLCATLPDEVPNPDLPVSYPANFPGEFFYQLADATLTLADGSKAVIGLNVEGAWANDAVVEGDQMVFGRVRIRFPAAAGKRFKITHPYGIDDLTADDKGVRMTEDVGTTPGVFGQVLSGRVGPFLKWDPSVAPAAPAGYLGDPGVEHRVVGSPYGTNFVRIEELDPQSGAVLSQVGFTDTFSVQGRYATNAGVDVDQATYTTGSDGNGVVEVYATSEPGQAIEIAANPALGIRGTRLRGSGNGHYYGRFPLTGPLPAAPSVQVLNASDRPVATKTRKLVDVVQVTKAEYDADAQTLTVAATSSDRDATPGVLSVTGYGPITGQPFTGVVAPPAAITVTSSGGGTATAPLIGSGAVFGPVAPVAGPTADRISVVKQLVKLDGTGSTGEIDTYRWTQTAGPAVPLTGGTTASASFTPEQPGDYAFQLVVTGPGGVSAPVEVPVTVVAAALPVAEAGTDQTVVRGKAVTLDGSASTGVESYAWKQVSGPAVTLAGATSAKPTFTYPAQALPASPGPNAGFVYTNDPVVLELTATNPNGVTTDRVTVRPVAESFPGGITVRYRTGNNEWRISGTSSLIAGQRITAVLGDTLTGRVIGTGPVDATGAFSIRVTGPVPGTVRTVSLVTSTGGVALAQAVTVTN from the coding sequence ATGAAAAACCATCTCCTGCGATGGTCGATCACCGCCGGGGTGACGCTGGCGGTGATCGCGCCGCTTGCCGGGAGCGCCGCCGCGACGGTGGTCACTCCGCCGACCGCCCGTGACGGCCGGCTCACCCAGGTCGGCCCGATCGCCGAGCACGGCTTCCCCTCCTGGTACCGGGACAGCACCGGGGCCCGCCTGGAGGCCTGCACCACCCTGGACGACCCGCTCTGCGCCACCCTGCCGGACGAGGTGCCCAACCCCGACCTGCCGGTCTCGTACCCGGCCAACTTCCCGGGCGAGTTCTTCTACCAGCTCGCCGACGCCACCCTGACGCTCGCCGACGGTTCCAAGGCCGTGATCGGCCTCAACGTCGAGGGTGCCTGGGCCAACGACGCGGTCGTCGAGGGCGACCAGATGGTCTTCGGCCGGGTCCGCATCCGGTTCCCGGCCGCCGCCGGCAAGCGCTTCAAGATCACTCACCCGTACGGCATCGACGACCTCACCGCCGACGACAAGGGCGTCCGGATGACCGAGGACGTCGGCACCACGCCCGGCGTGTTCGGCCAGGTGCTGAGCGGCCGGGTCGGCCCGTTCCTCAAGTGGGACCCGTCGGTCGCGCCGGCCGCCCCGGCCGGCTACCTCGGTGACCCGGGCGTCGAGCACAGGGTGGTGGGCAGCCCGTACGGCACCAACTTCGTCCGGATCGAGGAGCTCGACCCGCAGTCCGGCGCGGTGCTGTCCCAGGTCGGGTTCACCGACACGTTCAGCGTCCAGGGCCGGTACGCCACCAACGCCGGCGTCGACGTCGACCAGGCCACCTACACCACCGGCTCGGACGGCAACGGCGTGGTCGAGGTGTACGCGACCAGCGAGCCCGGCCAGGCCATCGAGATCGCCGCGAACCCGGCGCTCGGCATCCGCGGCACCCGGCTGCGCGGCTCGGGCAACGGGCACTACTACGGCCGCTTCCCGCTGACCGGCCCGCTGCCGGCCGCCCCGAGCGTCCAGGTGCTCAACGCCTCGGACCGCCCGGTCGCCACGAAGACCCGCAAGCTGGTCGACGTCGTGCAGGTCACCAAGGCCGAGTACGACGCCGACGCGCAGACCCTGACCGTGGCCGCCACCAGCAGCGACCGGGACGCCACCCCGGGCGTGCTGAGCGTGACCGGATACGGCCCGATCACCGGCCAGCCGTTCACCGGCGTGGTGGCGCCGCCGGCCGCGATCACCGTGACCTCGTCGGGCGGCGGTACGGCCACCGCCCCGCTGATCGGCTCGGGCGCCGTCTTCGGCCCGGTCGCCCCGGTCGCCGGCCCCACCGCGGACCGGATCTCGGTGGTCAAGCAGCTGGTCAAGCTGGACGGCACCGGATCGACCGGCGAGATCGACACGTACCGGTGGACCCAGACGGCCGGCCCGGCGGTGCCCCTGACCGGCGGCACCACGGCCTCCGCGTCGTTCACGCCGGAGCAGCCGGGCGACTACGCGTTCCAGCTGGTGGTGACCGGTCCGGGCGGCGTGAGCGCGCCGGTCGAGGTGCCGGTGACAGTGGTCGCCGCCGCCCTGCCGGTGGCCGAGGCCGGGACGGACCAGACCGTGGTCCGCGGCAAGGCGGTCACCCTGGACGGGTCCGCGTCCACCGGTGTCGAGTCGTACGCCTGGAAGCAGGTCTCCGGCCCGGCGGTGACGCTGGCCGGCGCCACCTCGGCCAAGCCGACCTTCACCTACCCGGCGCAGGCGCTGCCGGCCTCGCCCGGCCCGAACGCCGGGTTCGTCTACACCAACGACCCGGTGGTGCTCGAGCTGACCGCTACCAACCCGAACGGCGTCACCACCGACCGGGTCACCGTCCGGCCGGTGGCGGAGAGCTTCCCCGGCGGGATCACCGTCCGCTACCGCACCGGCAACAACGAATGGCGGATCAGCGGCACCAGCAGCCTGATCGCCGGTCAGCGGATCACCGCGGTGCTCGGTGACACGCTCACCGGCCGGGTGATCGGCACCGGACCGGTGGACGCGACGGGCGCCTTCAGCATCCGGGTGACCGGCCCCGTGCCGGGCACCGTGCGGACCGTCAGCCTGGTCACCTCGACCGGTGGCGTGGCCCTCGCCCAGGCGGTCACCGTCACCAACTGA
- a CDS encoding LacI family DNA-binding transcriptional regulator, with translation MKRPTIADIARRAGVSKGAVSYALNGQPGVSEATRKRILAIAQEIGFNANSAARALSGARARAVGLTLCRPARILGIEPWFMGLISGFEAELGAQSYALTLQVVASPEQEVEVYRRWWGERRIDGVIVTDLRENDVRMPVLQQLQLPAVVIGGSGEAGTVTQIWSDDGGAITEAVRYLVALGHSRIARVSGVPDLLHTQVRTKAFNEVCASLGLGEALTVPADYTGEEGSRATRRLLIGGDRPTAIIYDNDVMAVAGLAVAQEMGLSVPGDLSIVAWDDSPLCSLVHPSLTALSRDVSGYGAQAARELLNAIDGKKVGNVKAQTAHLTPRGSTAPPRS, from the coding sequence GTGAAACGGCCCACGATCGCCGACATCGCGCGGCGCGCGGGAGTATCCAAGGGCGCCGTGTCCTATGCGCTGAACGGCCAGCCCGGCGTTTCCGAGGCGACTCGCAAACGGATCCTCGCCATCGCGCAGGAGATCGGCTTCAACGCCAACAGCGCGGCCCGCGCCCTGTCCGGCGCCCGCGCCCGCGCCGTGGGGCTGACCCTCTGCCGGCCCGCCCGGATCCTCGGCATCGAGCCCTGGTTCATGGGCCTGATCAGCGGTTTCGAGGCCGAGCTCGGTGCTCAGTCGTACGCGCTCACGCTGCAGGTGGTGGCCTCCCCCGAGCAGGAGGTGGAGGTCTACCGCCGCTGGTGGGGCGAGCGCCGGATCGACGGCGTGATCGTCACCGACCTCCGGGAGAACGACGTCCGGATGCCGGTGCTCCAGCAGCTGCAGCTGCCCGCCGTGGTGATCGGCGGCTCCGGCGAGGCCGGCACGGTGACCCAGATCTGGTCCGACGACGGCGGCGCGATCACCGAGGCGGTGCGCTACCTGGTGGCGCTCGGGCACTCCCGGATCGCCCGGGTCAGCGGCGTGCCCGACCTGCTGCACACCCAGGTGCGGACCAAGGCGTTCAACGAGGTGTGCGCGTCGCTCGGGCTCGGCGAGGCGCTGACCGTGCCGGCCGACTACACCGGCGAGGAAGGCAGCCGCGCCACCCGCCGGCTGCTGATCGGCGGCGACCGGCCCACCGCGATCATCTACGACAACGACGTGATGGCGGTGGCCGGGTTGGCCGTGGCCCAGGAGATGGGGCTGTCGGTGCCGGGCGACCTGTCGATCGTGGCCTGGGACGACTCGCCGCTGTGCAGCCTGGTGCACCCGTCGCTGACCGCGCTCAGCCGGGACGTCTCGGGTTACGGCGCGCAGGCCGCCCGGGAGCTGCTGAACGCCATCGACGGCAAGAAGGTGGGCAACGTCAAGGCGCAGACCGCGCATCTGACGCCGCGCGGCAGCACGGCACCGCCGCGCTCCTGA
- a CDS encoding putative bifunctional diguanylate cyclase/phosphodiesterase, with the protein MTVPPLVPVRHRDTGRAVLLAVAPVAVLVLLTGAGGLLPGPVALAVAVGATGLCAAAYLVDTALAIHHTERAFAACRGAGFVGMGALATALTVLVPWWSPPSTVAWVSAGLGLAAGCYVVGAALLPGAARTWPVRLRRGFDGLGLGVSLGFAAYLVPPDGQSRPAALPAVLIAAGGVSIVTVVVLRARPRPVPAVWCGLGAAVVLAALAALAELLALGVTGPAVPLLGLPMVAGLAAAAAGGSRRDLPPPPATPRNPDQYLASYPLLGIPAAVGVIAAVWHLTTAPGFDTEATVFGLVMVTVLVLRELLVVRDIRRYAGRLRVAEAHFRSLVAGATDLTLVLDEQLTVRWQSPAAARLFGLREAEVVGRPFGELIHPDDAGDALAVIGSVLAGEHEGGPPVLVSARMRDGAQLWRDTESTISDQRAVPEVAALVVHVRDVGERRHLERTLHKLAYLDQLTGLANRRALMRELHACHERSGRRGTLLVVDLHGLARVNDTRGRAVGDAVLTEVARRLRGLLGGEDVPARLGGDEFAVLTPDSAVPAYALATRIVTTLGEPYSLPGAGVVLHTAVGLAELAGAADPDEVLRQADLARQRACQLGRDRVEWYDPDVELQLHRRMELERQLPGAAGRGELDLVFQPVAGLRDGHPAGVEALLRWRHPELGTILPGELMPIAAALGVTAELDEWVLDAACRQLSAWAGGDEDFWLSVNVRPRELLTARFPELVTGSLRRHGIAPERLVVEVAETWIAEDVPAVVAALTGLRRLGVRAALDDFGSGQTSLSHLRRLPVDMLKLNAALAGEASEAGVLQVVVGLARRLGLEIVAKGLETPEQIERAVAAGCRLGQGFALAGPAPAERVEAYLESHRADRGW; encoded by the coding sequence GTGACTGTGCCGCCCCTCGTGCCGGTCCGGCACCGGGACACCGGCCGGGCGGTGTTGCTCGCCGTCGCGCCGGTGGCCGTGCTGGTGCTGCTCACCGGGGCCGGCGGCCTGCTGCCCGGCCCGGTCGCGCTGGCCGTGGCGGTCGGCGCCACCGGTCTCTGCGCCGCGGCCTATCTGGTGGACACCGCCCTCGCCATCCATCACACCGAGCGGGCGTTCGCGGCTTGCCGGGGTGCCGGTTTCGTCGGGATGGGCGCGCTGGCCACCGCGCTGACCGTGCTGGTGCCGTGGTGGTCCCCGCCCTCGACGGTCGCCTGGGTGAGCGCCGGGCTGGGCCTGGCCGCCGGCTGCTACGTGGTGGGCGCCGCGCTGCTGCCCGGCGCCGCGCGCACCTGGCCGGTCCGGCTGCGCCGCGGGTTCGACGGGCTGGGGCTCGGCGTGAGCCTGGGCTTCGCCGCCTATCTGGTCCCGCCGGACGGGCAGTCCCGGCCGGCCGCGCTGCCCGCCGTGCTGATCGCCGCCGGCGGCGTCTCGATCGTGACAGTGGTGGTGCTGCGGGCCCGGCCCCGGCCGGTGCCGGCGGTGTGGTGCGGGCTCGGCGCGGCGGTGGTGCTGGCGGCGCTCGCCGCGCTGGCCGAGCTGCTGGCGCTGGGCGTGACCGGTCCGGCCGTGCCGTTGCTGGGCCTGCCGATGGTGGCCGGCCTGGCCGCGGCCGCAGCCGGCGGCTCCCGCCGGGACCTGCCACCGCCGCCCGCCACCCCGCGCAATCCGGACCAGTACCTGGCGAGTTATCCGCTGCTCGGCATCCCGGCCGCGGTCGGCGTGATCGCCGCGGTCTGGCACCTGACGACAGCGCCCGGTTTCGACACCGAGGCGACCGTCTTCGGCCTGGTGATGGTGACCGTGCTGGTCCTGCGGGAGCTGCTGGTGGTCCGGGACATCCGGCGGTACGCGGGCCGGCTGCGGGTGGCCGAGGCGCACTTCCGGTCGCTGGTGGCCGGCGCCACCGACCTGACCCTGGTGCTCGACGAGCAGCTCACCGTGCGGTGGCAGTCACCCGCCGCGGCCCGGCTGTTCGGACTGCGCGAGGCCGAGGTGGTGGGCCGGCCGTTCGGCGAGCTGATCCACCCGGACGACGCCGGGGACGCGCTCGCGGTGATCGGCTCGGTGCTCGCCGGTGAGCACGAGGGTGGGCCGCCGGTGCTGGTCAGCGCCCGGATGCGGGACGGCGCCCAGCTCTGGCGGGACACCGAGTCGACCATCTCCGACCAGCGCGCGGTGCCCGAGGTGGCCGCGCTGGTGGTGCACGTGCGGGACGTCGGCGAGCGCCGGCACCTGGAGCGCACCCTGCACAAACTGGCCTACCTGGACCAGCTCACCGGGCTGGCCAACCGGCGGGCGCTGATGCGGGAGCTGCACGCCTGCCACGAGCGGTCCGGGCGGCGCGGCACCCTGCTGGTGGTCGACCTGCACGGGCTGGCCCGGGTGAACGACACCCGGGGCCGTGCGGTCGGCGACGCCGTGCTGACCGAGGTGGCCCGCCGGCTGCGCGGGCTGCTCGGCGGCGAGGACGTGCCGGCCCGGCTCGGCGGCGACGAGTTCGCGGTGCTCACCCCGGATTCGGCGGTGCCGGCCTACGCGCTGGCCACCCGGATCGTGACCACCCTCGGTGAGCCGTATTCGCTGCCCGGCGCCGGCGTGGTGCTGCACACCGCGGTGGGCCTGGCCGAGCTGGCCGGGGCGGCCGACCCGGACGAGGTGCTGCGGCAGGCCGACCTGGCCCGGCAGCGGGCCTGTCAGCTCGGCCGCGACCGGGTGGAGTGGTACGACCCGGACGTCGAGCTCCAGTTGCACCGCCGGATGGAGCTGGAGCGCCAGCTGCCCGGCGCGGCCGGCCGGGGCGAGCTGGACCTGGTCTTCCAGCCGGTGGCCGGGCTGCGCGACGGCCACCCGGCCGGGGTCGAGGCGCTGCTGCGCTGGCGGCATCCGGAACTCGGCACGATCCTGCCCGGTGAGCTGATGCCGATCGCCGCGGCGCTGGGCGTCACCGCCGAGCTGGACGAGTGGGTGCTGGACGCGGCCTGCCGGCAGCTGAGCGCCTGGGCCGGTGGCGACGAGGACTTCTGGCTGTCGGTCAACGTCCGGCCCCGGGAGTTGCTCACCGCCCGGTTCCCGGAGCTTGTGACGGGCAGCCTGCGCAGGCACGGCATCGCCCCGGAGCGCCTGGTCGTCGAGGTCGCCGAGACCTGGATCGCCGAGGACGTGCCGGCCGTGGTGGCGGCGCTGACCGGGCTGCGGCGGCTCGGGGTGCGTGCCGCGCTGGACGACTTCGGGTCCGGGCAGACGTCGCTGTCCCACCTGCGGCGGCTGCCGGTGGACATGCTGAAGCTGAACGCCGCGCTGGCCGGTGAGGCGTCCGAGGCCGGGGTGCTGCAGGTGGTGGTCGGGCTGGCCCGGCGGCTCGGACTGGAGATCGTGGCCAAGGGACTGGAGACGCCGGAGCAGATCGAGCGGGCGGTCGCGGCGGGCTGCCGGCTCGGGCAAGGGTTCGCGCTGGCCGGCCCGGCGCCGGCCGAGCGCGTCGAGGCGTACCTCGAAAGCCACCGAGCGGACCGCGGCTGGTGA
- a CDS encoding PH domain-containing protein gives MSQRPVLRVRKSGTALVAAVIAFVSAVPLAGASWALTPVLLIPIAVFAWAWRAGTDVYSDRLRVRALFGGNVVPWSRVVELAPDQRGRVSALLDNGNVIRLTGITRENLPVVLEAVDNAPVAETAEDAAGAES, from the coding sequence GTGAGCCAACGTCCCGTACTCCGCGTCCGCAAGTCCGGCACCGCCCTGGTGGCCGCCGTGATCGCGTTCGTCAGCGCCGTGCCGCTGGCCGGCGCGTCCTGGGCGCTCACTCCGGTGCTGCTGATCCCGATCGCGGTGTTCGCCTGGGCCTGGCGGGCCGGCACCGACGTCTACTCCGACCGGCTGCGCGTCCGCGCCCTGTTCGGCGGCAACGTCGTGCCCTGGAGCCGGGTCGTCGAGCTCGCCCCGGACCAGCGCGGCCGGGTCTCCGCGCTGCTGGACAACGGCAACGTGATCCGGCTGACCGGGATCACCCGGGAGAATCTCCCCGTGGTGCTGGAGGCCGTGGACAACGCCCCGGTCGCCGAGACCGCCGAGGACGCCGCCGGCGCGGAGTCGTAA
- a CDS encoding PQQ-dependent sugar dehydrogenase, whose translation MRSRRGRAAVATLAVLALTSGCSFGPPGPEQAGTAPNLPGPSIAATASAAPGGEQEVAVTVLAKGLEVPWGIAFLPDGSALVTERDTARILRVGPESDADGLAVSEAARLAEVRASGDGGLLGIAVSPKYATDKTVFVYYSTATDNRIGKLVLGRPVQPILTGIPRSVQQNGGALAFGPDGFLYAGTGDGTAAGTQAQDPKSLGGKILRMTTTGRPAPGNPVRSSLVWSSGHRNVQGLTWDKTKRMFATDNTQPKFSELNVVRKGKNYGWPAADGAATGKKFANPLVSWPTGTSSCGGVGALETLVATACLLGERVYLIDVTGNGTVLGKAQELLTGKYGRLRALVAAPDGSLWVSTSNQEDAGEPDPEDDRLIRLVFSDGGAGRS comes from the coding sequence GTGCGTTCCCGCCGGGGCCGTGCCGCGGTCGCGACACTCGCCGTGCTGGCGCTGACCTCGGGGTGCAGCTTCGGCCCGCCCGGCCCCGAGCAGGCCGGCACCGCGCCGAACCTGCCCGGTCCGTCGATCGCCGCGACCGCGAGCGCCGCCCCGGGCGGCGAGCAGGAGGTCGCCGTCACCGTGCTGGCCAAGGGTCTCGAGGTGCCGTGGGGCATCGCCTTCCTGCCCGACGGGTCCGCCCTGGTCACCGAGCGGGACACCGCCCGGATCCTGCGGGTCGGCCCGGAGTCGGACGCCGACGGCCTGGCGGTCAGCGAGGCGGCCCGGCTGGCCGAGGTGCGCGCCTCCGGAGACGGCGGCCTGCTCGGCATCGCCGTCTCGCCGAAATACGCCACCGACAAGACCGTCTTCGTCTATTACTCCACCGCCACCGACAACCGCATCGGCAAGCTGGTGCTGGGCAGGCCGGTGCAGCCGATCCTCACCGGCATCCCCCGCTCGGTCCAGCAGAACGGCGGGGCCCTGGCCTTCGGCCCCGACGGTTTCCTCTATGCCGGCACCGGTGACGGCACCGCCGCCGGCACGCAGGCCCAGGATCCGAAAAGCCTCGGCGGCAAGATCCTGCGGATGACCACGACCGGCAGGCCCGCCCCGGGCAACCCGGTGAGAAGTTCGCTGGTCTGGTCCTCCGGGCACCGCAACGTGCAGGGCCTGACCTGGGACAAGACCAAGCGGATGTTCGCCACCGACAACACCCAGCCCAAGTTCAGCGAGCTGAACGTGGTGCGGAAGGGCAAGAACTACGGCTGGCCCGCGGCCGACGGCGCCGCCACCGGCAAGAAATTCGCCAACCCGCTGGTCAGCTGGCCGACCGGCACGTCCTCGTGCGGCGGGGTGGGCGCGCTGGAGACCCTGGTGGCCACCGCCTGCCTGCTCGGCGAACGCGTCTACCTGATCGACGTCACCGGCAACGGCACCGTCCTGGGCAAAGCGCAGGAACTGCTCACCGGCAAGTACGGACGGTTGCGCGCGCTGGTCGCCGCGCCGGACGGCTCGCTCTGGGTGAGCACCTCCAACCAGGAGGACGCCGGCGAGCCGGATCCGGAGGACGACCGCCTCATCCGGCTCGTCTTCTCGGACGGCGGCGCCGGCCGGAGCTGA
- a CDS encoding metallophosphoesterase family protein, protein MSELPAPAVTSWRRRLHATAARSGRVWRHRWFRRVRVAAAVGLVGITAAMIGVMLFAHTGINVGPFRAEMSISPSLAGGTEVDIPPLGSLHLDSHRGTLHLKVALGSLDQSRTEELIDNPTAISSAGDRAVDEVTAGVTRLALRTVALAVLSAILAAALIFRSVRRTAAAGLTALVASAGSLALAAATIRPDAISEPRYEGLLVNAPAVVGDARRIADNYGRYADQLQQIVSNVSRIYTTVSALPVYEPAGNTTRLLHVSDLHLNPASWGLIRTVVDTFDIDAVIDTGDMVDWGSSAETGYVASIPSIKVPYVYVRGNHDSVGIQSAVARQRNAIVLDDKITTVDGVTIAGIGDPQFTPDKSETNKAGDNSGSELLTATGRRLATTISDSGKKVDIALVHDPEMAPPLSGVVPLVLAGHKHQRSVAMLPAPPAPDPSGSASPSPAPSASAAVEGPMPTRLMVEGSTGGAGLRGLEHEEPTPLSLSVLYFDENHTLKAYDDIQLGGTGQSNVEMQRNVVGLGDDEPAIAPTPSGPAASTPAGQPSR, encoded by the coding sequence ATGAGTGAGCTCCCGGCCCCGGCCGTCACCTCCTGGCGGCGACGCCTGCACGCCACGGCCGCGCGAAGTGGGCGGGTGTGGCGGCACCGCTGGTTCCGGCGCGTCCGGGTCGCTGCCGCTGTCGGCCTGGTCGGCATCACCGCCGCGATGATCGGGGTGATGCTGTTCGCGCACACCGGCATCAACGTGGGCCCGTTCCGCGCCGAGATGTCGATCAGTCCCAGCCTGGCCGGCGGCACCGAGGTGGACATCCCGCCGCTCGGGTCGCTGCACCTGGACAGTCACCGCGGCACGCTGCACCTCAAGGTGGCGCTCGGCTCGCTCGACCAGAGCCGCACCGAGGAGCTGATCGACAACCCGACGGCGATCAGCTCGGCCGGCGACCGCGCCGTCGACGAGGTCACCGCCGGGGTGACCCGGCTGGCCCTGCGGACGGTCGCGCTGGCCGTGCTCAGCGCGATCCTGGCCGCCGCGCTGATCTTCCGCAGCGTCCGGCGCACCGCGGCGGCCGGGCTGACCGCGCTGGTCGCCAGCGCCGGCAGCCTCGCGCTGGCGGCGGCCACCATCCGGCCCGACGCGATCAGCGAGCCGCGTTACGAGGGCCTGCTGGTCAACGCGCCGGCCGTGGTCGGTGACGCCCGCCGGATCGCCGACAACTACGGGCGCTACGCCGACCAGCTGCAGCAGATCGTCAGCAACGTGAGCCGGATCTACACCACCGTGTCGGCGCTGCCGGTCTACGAGCCGGCCGGCAACACCACCCGCCTGCTGCACGTCTCCGACCTGCACCTGAACCCGGCCTCGTGGGGCCTGATCCGCACCGTGGTGGACACCTTCGACATCGACGCGGTGATCGACACCGGCGACATGGTCGACTGGGGCAGCAGCGCCGAGACGGGTTACGTCGCCTCCATCCCGTCGATCAAGGTGCCGTACGTCTACGTCCGCGGCAACCACGACTCGGTCGGCATCCAGTCGGCGGTGGCCCGCCAGCGCAACGCGATAGTCCTGGACGACAAGATCACCACGGTCGACGGGGTGACCATCGCCGGGATCGGTGACCCGCAGTTCACCCCGGACAAGAGCGAGACCAACAAGGCCGGCGACAACTCCGGCTCCGAGCTGCTCACCGCGACCGGGCGGCGGCTGGCCACCACGATCAGCGACTCCGGCAAGAAGGTGGACATCGCCCTGGTGCACGATCCGGAGATGGCGCCGCCGCTGTCCGGGGTCGTTCCGCTGGTCCTGGCCGGGCACAAGCACCAGCGCTCGGTGGCCATGCTGCCGGCGCCGCCCGCTCCAGACCCGTCCGGCTCGGCGTCACCGTCCCCCGCCCCGTCCGCCTCGGCCGCGGTCGAGGGCCCGATGCCGACCCGGCTGATGGTGGAGGGTTCCACCGGCGGCGCCGGCCTGCGCGGCCTGGAGCACGAGGAGCCGACCCCGCTGTCCCTCTCGGTCCTCTACTTCGACGAGAACCACACACTGAAGGCCTACGACGACATCCAGCTGGGCGGCACCGGCCAGTCCAACGTCGAGATGCAGCGCAACGTCGTCGGCCTCGGTGACGACGAGCCGGCCATCGCACCGACGCCGTCCGGCCCGGCCGCGTCCACCCCGGCCGGCCAGCCGAGCCGCTGA
- a CDS encoding tetratricopeptide repeat protein, producing MTDATPPAGAAPGAPVPAAPSGMTGVPPAGEGPEVLAWPAPSGMPAVPPAVEQVPVLPVPYGPPEPVPVADQAHWQAAGEPPLIAAAHVAVHQQRFADAVRLIEEFLREHPADVRAWHRLAGARIGLGDHAAALADAERSVELDPACAPAHQMRGLALNFLDRPVETEQAAIRSIELAPGNADGHALLAEALRRQGRTEAALAAARAALAIAPGHPGALRVIAGTASPAARWMAPVAAVAFPVAVVLGVLALILAGSPAAPVFGGFAVAACLPLFAAILRWAVGSRGAVTRPLPNRAFLTLPLAATAFVAAPLLVTGTGWRGAVCVLLLTVFFATACAVGVQRRLLIHR from the coding sequence ATGACTGACGCCACGCCGCCCGCCGGAGCCGCTCCCGGAGCGCCGGTCCCGGCCGCGCCCTCCGGCATGACCGGGGTGCCGCCCGCCGGGGAGGGGCCGGAGGTGCTCGCCTGGCCGGCGCCCTCCGGCATGCCCGCGGTGCCGCCCGCCGTCGAGCAGGTGCCGGTCCTGCCGGTGCCCTACGGGCCGCCGGAGCCCGTGCCGGTGGCGGACCAGGCCCACTGGCAGGCGGCGGGGGAGCCGCCGCTGATCGCCGCGGCGCACGTCGCCGTGCATCAGCAACGGTTCGCCGACGCGGTCCGGCTGATCGAGGAGTTCCTGCGGGAGCATCCGGCGGACGTGCGGGCGTGGCATCGGCTGGCCGGCGCGCGGATCGGGCTCGGCGACCACGCGGCGGCGCTGGCGGACGCGGAGCGCTCCGTCGAACTGGACCCGGCGTGCGCGCCGGCGCACCAGATGCGCGGGCTCGCCCTGAACTTCCTCGACCGGCCGGTCGAGACCGAGCAGGCCGCGATCCGGTCGATCGAGCTGGCTCCGGGCAACGCGGACGGGCACGCTCTGCTCGCCGAGGCGTTGCGGCGGCAGGGGCGTACCGAAGCCGCTCTGGCCGCCGCCCGCGCGGCCCTGGCCATCGCACCGGGCCATCCGGGCGCCCTGCGCGTGATCGCCGGGACCGCCTCGCCGGCCGCCCGCTGGATGGCGCCGGTCGCCGCCGTGGCGTTCCCGGTCGCCGTGGTGCTGGGCGTCCTCGCGCTGATCCTGGCGGGTTCGCCGGCGGCCCCGGTCTTCGGTGGGTTCGCGGTGGCGGCCTGCCTGCCGCTGTTCGCCGCGATCCTGCGGTGGGCGGTCGGCAGCCGTGGCGCGGTGACCCGGCCGCTGCCGAACCGCGCCTTCCTCACCCTGCCGTTGGCCGCGACGGCCTTCGTGGCCGCCCCGCTGCTGGTCACCGGCACCGGCTGGCGCGGAGCCGTCTGCGTCCTGCTCCTGACCGTCTTCTTCGCGACCGCCTGCGCCGTCGGTGTCCAGCGCCGCCTGCTGATCCACCGCTAA